Proteins encoded together in one uncultured Desulfosarcina sp. window:
- a CDS encoding sulfite exporter TauE/SafE family protein, with amino-acid sequence MPVADTPMLLTMLVYAVIIGFAAMVHGTVGIGFPMVATPLLALVADVRTAILLLVLPTVVINVGNILKGGRWGRSIAVYWPLAVYGMAGSFVGTRLLVAFPAESFRPLLAAMLVLYLNAERIGIGFGWVRRHPRMAFAFFGLTAGILAGTVNVMLPALVIYALEVRMPKTVMIQVFNFCFLFGKLTQGAVFVQAGLMTGDVLGLSACMAVLGATVMFLGMRVRERIPTAAYRLWLRRLLAALALMLAVQSVFFWCG; translated from the coding sequence ATGCCCGTAGCCGATACACCAATGTTGCTGACGATGCTCGTGTATGCCGTCATCATCGGCTTTGCGGCCATGGTCCACGGCACGGTCGGCATCGGTTTTCCAATGGTCGCCACTCCGTTGCTGGCGTTGGTGGCCGACGTGCGCACGGCGATCCTGCTGCTGGTTCTGCCCACGGTCGTCATCAATGTGGGCAACATCCTCAAGGGCGGGCGATGGGGCCGCAGCATCGCCGTTTACTGGCCCCTGGCGGTTTACGGCATGGCGGGAAGCTTTGTCGGCACCCGACTGCTCGTGGCTTTTCCGGCCGAGTCGTTTCGGCCCCTGCTGGCGGCCATGCTGGTACTCTATCTCAATGCCGAGCGCATCGGGATCGGTTTTGGCTGGGTCCGGCGTCATCCCCGCATGGCGTTTGCCTTCTTCGGCCTGACCGCCGGCATTCTCGCCGGAACGGTGAATGTGATGCTCCCCGCCCTGGTCATCTATGCTTTGGAGGTCCGTATGCCCAAAACGGTGATGATCCAGGTGTTCAACTTCTGTTTTCTCTTCGGTAAGCTGACCCAGGGGGCCGTCTTCGTGCAGGCCGGCCTGATGACCGGCGATGTCTTGGGATTGTCGGCGTGCATGGCCGTGTTGGGAGCGACGGTCATGTTTCTGGGGATGCGCGTAAGAGAGCGGATTCCCACCGCTGCCTACCGTCTCTGGCTGAGGCGGCTGCTGGCGGCGCTGGCCCTGATGCTGGCAGTCCAGTCCGTATTTTTTTGGTGCGGCTGA
- a CDS encoding DUF4198 domain-containing protein — translation MKRILTVLCFLTIVSLGSSAWAHMLWIFADNYNPDMGDTVQIEINWGHHFPKDPLNKEDILKRVYALDPSGKAVALKQISMSNYELTVKEKGAYVIFAEINGGVYSKTTDGYKRQNKKGLDNVLKCVSYDMRAKTVICAGGKDQGVSQNGDDLLEIVPLKNPASLKEGELLPVRVLFKKAPLSHEYLHATYVGFSDQNETYAFSAMTNKDGETKIKLVNNGTWLVKMPYKLPYPDPTECDQCYYCTTLTFKTN, via the coding sequence ATGAAAAGAATTCTTACCGTTTTATGCTTTCTCACGATCGTCTCGCTGGGTTCCAGTGCATGGGCCCACATGCTGTGGATTTTTGCGGACAACTACAATCCTGATATGGGCGACACGGTTCAGATAGAAATCAACTGGGGCCATCATTTTCCAAAAGACCCGCTTAATAAAGAAGACATTTTAAAACGGGTTTACGCCCTGGATCCCTCGGGAAAGGCGGTCGCCCTCAAACAGATATCCATGAGCAACTACGAACTTACGGTCAAGGAAAAGGGGGCATATGTCATCTTTGCCGAGATCAATGGCGGTGTTTATTCCAAGACCACGGATGGGTACAAACGGCAGAACAAAAAGGGTTTGGACAATGTTCTAAAGTGCGTCAGCTATGACATGAGAGCCAAAACAGTGATTTGCGCCGGCGGAAAAGACCAGGGCGTGAGTCAAAATGGGGACGATCTTCTGGAAATCGTCCCCTTGAAGAATCCGGCTTCGCTGAAAGAGGGAGAACTCCTGCCGGTCAGGGTTCTTTTTAAAAAGGCCCCCCTTTCCCATGAGTATCTTCACGCCACCTATGTCGGATTTTCGGATCAGAATGAAACCTACGCATTTTCGGCCATGACCAATAAAGATGGAGAAACAAAGATCAAGCTTGTCAATAATGGCACATGGCTGGTGAAAATGCCGTATAAACTCCCATACCCCGACCCAACGGAATGCGATCAGTGCTATTACTGCACCACTCTGACCTTTAAGACGAATTAA
- a CDS encoding SAM-dependent methyltransferase encodes MNQKTCYLLFIATLVALTISFCPSQAAAAWTRGHFYVIGTGPAGPRMATMQALETIKQMDVIIDYEKHAKLFADYIGDKPILFDPWAGFWDYKGTRPEKLNKEDLAKFKVERFRIRDEGVQKIKKLLDEGKDVGLLDSGNPCLFGPSHWYSEHFDRADLVIIPGMGCDAAAMAALGQSTIPSYDTRFVMQTAPFFLRDQALEDRQILKDLFAKLPATMVFYMALRNPEKMFSTLGEMLPADMPCAVVFWAGYPERQRIVRGTIADMAEKLSKEQEKFMGLLLVGRFLEGKPYEAAMKRSQAKLK; translated from the coding sequence GTGAATCAAAAAACCTGCTATCTTTTGTTCATCGCAACCCTGGTTGCCTTAACAATATCCTTTTGCCCTTCTCAAGCTGCCGCCGCCTGGACCCGTGGTCATTTTTATGTAATCGGGACCGGTCCTGCCGGACCCCGAATGGCCACCATGCAGGCATTAGAGACGATCAAGCAAATGGACGTGATCATAGACTATGAGAAACACGCAAAGCTCTTTGCGGACTACATCGGCGACAAACCGATCCTGTTCGATCCATGGGCTGGTTTTTGGGATTACAAAGGCACGCGCCCTGAAAAACTCAACAAGGAGGACCTGGCCAAATTCAAGGTGGAACGGTTTAGAATCAGGGACGAAGGGGTGCAAAAAATTAAAAAGCTCTTGGACGAAGGGAAAGACGTGGGCTTGCTCGACTCGGGCAATCCCTGCCTGTTTGGCCCCAGCCACTGGTATAGTGAGCACTTCGACCGGGCGGACCTGGTCATTATCCCGGGCATGGGCTGCGATGCCGCCGCCATGGCCGCCCTGGGACAAAGCACGATCCCTTCCTACGATACCCGGTTTGTGATGCAGACGGCGCCTTTCTTCCTGAGAGATCAAGCCTTGGAAGATCGTCAGATCTTAAAGGACCTTTTTGCCAAGTTGCCGGCGACAATGGTCTTTTATATGGCCCTGCGAAATCCGGAAAAGATGTTTTCAACCCTTGGCGAGATGTTGCCGGCCGACATGCCATGCGCCGTGGTTTTCTGGGCCGGGTATCCGGAGCGGCAGCGCATCGTACGCGGGACCATCGCGGACATGGCGGAAAAGCTTTCCAAAGAGCAGGAGAAATTCATGGGCCTGTTGCTGGTCGGCCGGTTTCTGGAGGGCAAACCTTATGAGGCTGCCATGAAACGCAGTCAGGCCAAACTCAAGTAG
- a CDS encoding SAM-dependent methyltransferase has protein sequence MNKKTHYLFRIATLVALAICLWPSPSTAAWRWNRGQFFVIGTGPAGPRMATMQALETIKQMDVIIANDKHAKLFADYIGDKPILFDPWTGIWNYKGKKRQDLNKEELAKFRVERFKIRDERVQKIKDLLAEGKDVGLLDSGNPCLYGPSHWYSEHFDQGDLVIIPGMGCDAAAMAAIGQSTIPSYDTRFVMQASPFFLRDQDLENRQILKDVFSKLPATMVFYMALRDPEKMFSTLGEMLPADMPCAVVFWAGYPDRQRIVRGTIADMAEKLSKEQEKFMGLLLVGRFLEGKPYEAAMKRGHAKLKQDAVKKRQ, from the coding sequence GTGAATAAAAAAACCCACTATCTGTTTCGCATCGCTACCCTGGTTGCCTTGGCAATATGCCTTTGGCCCTCTCCGTCTACGGCCGCCTGGAGGTGGAATCGCGGTCAATTTTTTGTAATCGGAACCGGTCCTGCAGGCCCCCGAATGGCCACCATGCAGGCATTGGAGACGATCAAACAAATGGACGTCATTATAGCCAATGACAAACACGCAAAGCTCTTTGCGGACTACATCGGCGACAAGCCGATCCTGTTCGATCCATGGACGGGCATCTGGAACTATAAGGGCAAAAAACGGCAAGACCTCAACAAGGAGGAACTGGCCAAGTTCAGGGTGGAACGGTTTAAAATCAGGGACGAACGGGTGCAGAAGATCAAGGATCTTCTCGCCGAGGGCAAGGACGTGGGCCTGCTCGATTCGGGCAATCCCTGCCTGTATGGCCCCAGCCACTGGTACAGTGAGCACTTCGACCAGGGTGATCTGGTCATTATCCCGGGTATGGGCTGCGATGCCGCGGCCATGGCCGCGATAGGACAAAGCACGATTCCCTCCTATGACACCCGGTTTGTGATGCAGGCATCGCCTTTCTTCCTGAGGGATCAGGACCTGGAAAATCGTCAGATCCTGAAGGACGTTTTTTCCAAGTTGCCGGCGACAATGGTCTTTTATATGGCCCTGCGAGATCCGGAAAAGATGTTTTCAACCCTTGGCGAGATGTTGCCGGCCGATATGCCATGCGCCGTGGTTTTCTGGGCCGGGTATCCGGACCGGCAGCGCATCGTGCGCGGAACCATAGCGGACATGGCGGAAAAGCTTTCCAAAGAGCAGGAGAAATTCATGGGCCTGTTGCTGGTCGGCCGGTTTCTGGAGGGCAAACCTTATGAGGCTGCCATGAAGCGCGGCCATGCCAAACTCAAGCAGGATGCGGTGAAAAAGCGGCAGTGA
- the modA gene encoding molybdate ABC transporter substrate-binding protein produces the protein MKVFKISAILLVLASFFLASQSYGEEKRILFHAGLGQRSALNEIKGAFEKENPDIKVNFSYKGSGYFIADITRSKQGDLFMPGEEFYLMQAVERGFLTDYDPKTDIPAYFITVIITPKGNPKNIKGIADFANPGVRVGLGNPRSCAIGIWHQKTFKKAGIWDKVKENATLSAKCIPELGNAAQHRAIDATIVWGTTAVLYLRDVEIIPIEQKYRGVIRLPVGVLKFARYKEEAHKLMDYILSQKGRHIFHKHAYAVNPVIPVDEQGFCLDGVTDQDMEYLVNAAKAVKDPSLPVTQETVGDLEEEVVRQKKTTRAGD, from the coding sequence ATGAAAGTATTTAAAATATCGGCAATTTTGCTGGTTCTCGCTTCGTTTTTCCTGGCCTCCCAATCATACGGGGAAGAGAAAAGAATCCTTTTTCATGCCGGTTTGGGTCAGCGGTCGGCGTTAAATGAGATTAAAGGGGCTTTTGAAAAAGAAAACCCCGATATCAAAGTCAATTTTTCCTATAAGGGGTCAGGCTATTTTATTGCGGATATCACCCGGTCAAAACAGGGCGATCTTTTCATGCCTGGGGAAGAGTTCTATCTGATGCAGGCTGTGGAGAGGGGTTTTCTCACCGATTATGACCCCAAGACCGACATCCCGGCCTATTTCATCACCGTAATCATCACCCCCAAAGGAAATCCGAAAAACATAAAAGGGATAGCGGATTTCGCCAACCCCGGTGTCCGGGTCGGGCTGGGAAATCCAAGATCGTGCGCCATCGGGATCTGGCATCAGAAAACCTTTAAAAAAGCGGGGATCTGGGACAAGGTCAAGGAGAACGCGACCCTGAGTGCCAAATGCATCCCGGAACTGGGCAACGCAGCCCAGCACAGGGCAATCGATGCAACCATTGTCTGGGGAACCACCGCGGTTCTGTATCTCAGAGATGTCGAGATCATACCCATCGAGCAAAAATATCGGGGGGTTATAAGACTGCCGGTGGGGGTGCTCAAGTTTGCCCGGTATAAAGAGGAGGCCCACAAATTAATGGATTATATTCTCTCCCAGAAGGGGCGGCACATTTTTCATAAACACGCCTATGCGGTCAATCCGGTCATTCCTGTCGACGAACAGGGGTTCTGCCTGGACGGGGTCACCGATCAGGATATGGAGTACCTGGTAAATGCCGCAAAGGCGGTAAAAGATCCCTCCCTTCCGGTTACCCAAGAAACCGTCGGTGATCTGGAAGAAGAAGTCGTACGGCAGAAAAAAACGACAAGAGCGGGAGACTGA
- a CDS encoding ABC transporter permease: MGLRSRGGWWPALCVGITASILSIYILLVMSNWIYLGWHDTLYFFSKSRMWERFWLTVWTATVSTSLSLFIGIPAGYALSRFRFPCHYLVASIIDLPIVVSPAVVGAFLFGITTRFPFDWISEFYGIYIGRNVYGVLLVQFTVTAAFCARLMKASFDMIPVRFEMVSNSLGATPFRTFFKVVLPMAKSGIIASMIVVWARAAAEWEGLMLFVGATEGKTDIMPFAIYLDWNGGMMGWVTSMSIVCILMAVSAISAMKIIGGKSNVW; encoded by the coding sequence GTGGGCTTACGATCTCGTGGGGGTTGGTGGCCGGCCCTCTGTGTTGGAATCACCGCCAGTATCCTGTCGATCTATATTCTGCTTGTAATGAGCAACTGGATCTATCTGGGATGGCACGATACCCTGTATTTCTTCTCGAAATCGCGGATGTGGGAGCGGTTCTGGCTGACGGTATGGACCGCAACGGTTTCAACCTCTCTTTCTTTGTTTATCGGCATCCCTGCCGGATACGCCCTTTCCCGGTTTCGATTTCCCTGCCACTATCTGGTAGCCAGCATTATCGATCTGCCGATCGTGGTTTCTCCCGCCGTCGTAGGAGCATTTCTCTTCGGAATCACAACCCGATTTCCCTTTGACTGGATCAGCGAATTTTACGGCATCTATATCGGCAGAAACGTATATGGCGTCCTTCTGGTGCAATTCACGGTAACCGCCGCTTTTTGCGCCCGCCTCATGAAGGCCAGTTTCGATATGATCCCCGTCCGTTTCGAGATGGTTTCCAACAGCTTGGGGGCCACTCCTTTCCGAACCTTTTTTAAAGTGGTGCTTCCCATGGCAAAAAGCGGAATTATCGCCAGCATGATCGTAGTCTGGGCAAGGGCCGCCGCCGAGTGGGAAGGCCTCATGCTGTTTGTGGGGGCAACCGAAGGAAAAACGGACATCATGCCATTTGCCATCTATCTTGACTGGAATGGAGGGATGATGGGGTGGGTAACCTCGATGAGTATTGTCTGCATTCTCATGGCCGTATCGGCGATATCGGCAATGAAAATAATCGGAGGAAAAAGCAATGTCTGGTAA
- a CDS encoding ABC transporter permease subunit, with the protein MSGNGQRRKFFNSFFYSFAGFLFLYSAYLFLSNVDQLFVTEAAIQTREVTEVWGDDREILNQFAGGFWKDVYFWKSLNLTLATTLITTFIATILGIPTAYALSRYRIPGKSVVEILFSSLIVMPGSVIGICLIVMFNYGPLWELQNWLGFKFAHSIFPGMVIASLVLSFAFGMSAWKATFDSVNPRFEQVARTLGSSRWRAFKTTTLPLAKSGIVTGIILAWTRAMAEFSAVLFFCGTFRELPASRFSDFTKLLQMDQADWVSVAVWAQVEFGNIEYGFALAFVLVIIGGISVYVMHRIGAKGYVW; encoded by the coding sequence ATGTCTGGTAATGGGCAGCGCCGAAAATTCTTCAACTCCTTTTTTTACAGCTTTGCCGGTTTCCTGTTCCTGTATTCCGCCTATCTTTTTCTCAGCAATGTCGATCAGCTTTTTGTAACCGAAGCGGCCATACAAACCCGCGAGGTAACGGAGGTCTGGGGGGATGACAGGGAGATCCTGAACCAGTTTGCGGGCGGTTTCTGGAAAGACGTATATTTCTGGAAGTCGCTCAACCTCACGCTGGCAACAACGCTCATTACCACCTTTATCGCTACGATACTGGGCATCCCGACGGCTTATGCGCTTTCGCGATATCGGATTCCTGGAAAATCGGTCGTTGAAATCCTTTTCTCATCGCTGATCGTTATGCCGGGATCGGTGATCGGCATCTGCCTGATTGTAATGTTCAACTACGGACCGTTATGGGAATTGCAGAATTGGCTGGGATTCAAGTTCGCCCACAGCATCTTTCCGGGAATGGTCATCGCTTCACTGGTGCTTTCGTTCGCTTTCGGGATGAGCGCCTGGAAGGCAACCTTCGACAGCGTCAATCCCCGCTTCGAACAGGTGGCCAGGACTCTTGGAAGCAGCCGTTGGAGAGCATTTAAAACGACAACCCTTCCCCTGGCCAAAAGCGGTATCGTGACCGGAATCATCCTTGCCTGGACCCGGGCGATGGCCGAGTTCAGCGCCGTCCTCTTTTTTTGCGGGACATTCCGGGAACTGCCGGCGTCGCGGTTTTCCGATTTTACCAAATTGCTGCAGATGGATCAGGCGGACTGGGTTTCGGTGGCGGTGTGGGCACAGGTGGAGTTCGGCAATATCGAATATGGGTTTGCCCTGGCCTTTGTCCTGGTCATAATCGGCGGAATTTCTGTTTATGTGATGCATCGAATCGGTGCGAAAGGATACGTATGGTAG
- a CDS encoding ABC transporter ATP-binding protein has translation MVEIKDLNGNLGEFQLHDININVNKGEYLAILGPTGAGKTVLVEYIAGIFKPDQGRIIVEGEDITELYPEERNIGYVPQDYALFPNLTVEKNISYGLEARRMPAEQVDAVVSEMISQLKIEYIRHRMPLNLSGGEKQRVALGRALATKPRLLLLDEPLSALDENLRTEMARELRRLQRDVNGTFIHVCHNFEEASDVADRIAIMNEGSIVQTGTLKQVMEAPKNEFLAKFVKSQNIFTGIANGSGLKIGETTLVKENTFEGDVIVAIRPESIEISGKNSNKGENLFSGTVESSLLKPYFSEVVVDIGIPLIVYTMKEETFTRGDKVNVRIPPEKIVVIEKS, from the coding sequence ATGGTTGAAATCAAGGACCTGAACGGGAATCTTGGAGAATTTCAACTCCACGATATCAATATAAACGTGAACAAAGGGGAATACCTGGCGATTCTCGGTCCGACCGGGGCGGGAAAGACGGTTCTGGTCGAATATATCGCCGGCATTTTCAAACCGGACCAAGGCCGCATCATCGTTGAAGGAGAGGATATCACCGAGCTTTATCCCGAGGAGCGCAACATCGGCTATGTTCCCCAGGACTATGCTCTTTTTCCCAACCTGACGGTGGAAAAAAATATCTCCTATGGCCTGGAGGCAAGGAGAATGCCTGCCGAGCAGGTCGATGCCGTTGTTTCCGAAATGATTTCCCAGCTTAAAATCGAATATATCCGCCATCGAATGCCGCTGAATTTAAGCGGAGGCGAAAAACAGAGGGTGGCGTTGGGTCGCGCCCTGGCCACGAAGCCGAGGCTTCTTCTTCTGGATGAGCCTTTAAGCGCCCTGGATGAGAACCTGAGGACAGAAATGGCAAGGGAACTGCGCCGACTGCAAAGAGATGTCAATGGCACCTTTATCCATGTATGCCATAATTTCGAGGAGGCCTCGGATGTAGCGGATCGGATCGCCATCATGAATGAAGGTTCGATCGTTCAGACCGGTACGCTGAAACAGGTCATGGAAGCGCCGAAAAACGAATTTTTAGCTAAATTCGTAAAGTCGCAGAACATTTTCACCGGCATTGCAAATGGCTCCGGTTTGAAAATAGGAGAAACAACCCTTGTCAAAGAAAATACATTCGAAGGCGATGTAATCGTTGCCATCCGTCCCGAAAGCATAGAAATCTCAGGGAAGAATAGCAATAAAGGAGAAAACTTATTTTCCGGAACGGTTGAAAGCAGCTTGCTGAAACCCTATTTTTCTGAAGTCGTAGTGGATATTGGCATTCCTCTCATCGTCTATACAATGAAGGAAGAAACGTTTACCAGGGGAGACAAGGTAAACGTAAGAATTCCGCCGGAAAAAATTGTGGTGATTGAAAAATCTTAA
- the cas2 gene encoding CRISPR-associated endonuclease Cas2, with the protein MMVLVSYDVSTMDVEGPGRLRRVAKICKNYGQRVQYSVFECIVDPAQWTVFKQKLIDQIEMETDSLRFYFLGANWKKRIEHVGAKEGFDQEGPLIV; encoded by the coding sequence ATGATGGTGCTGGTGAGCTACGATGTGTCCACGATGGATGTGGAGGGGCCCGGCCGATTGCGTCGAGTGGCTAAAATTTGCAAGAACTATGGCCAGCGGGTGCAGTACTCGGTTTTTGAGTGCATCGTCGATCCGGCCCAATGGACGGTTTTCAAACAGAAGTTGATCGATCAAATAGAGATGGAAACCGATAGCTTACGCTTTTATTTTCTTGGTGCCAACTGGAAAAAACGCATCGAGCATGTAGGCGCCAAAGAGGGCTTTGATCAGGAAGGGCCGCTCATTGTTTAA
- the cas1c gene encoding type I-C CRISPR-associated endonuclease Cas1c, translating into MKKHLNTLFVTTQGAYLNKEGETVVVSVNREKKLQLPVHTLDGIVCFGRVMCSPYLMGFCAERDVAVSFLSKNGRFLARVQGPVSGNVLLRREQYRRADDNRASAEIAYAVLAGKLANSRTVLQRAIRDHGEKLDGSRLGEASRHIAALLKSLKADMPLDTLRGMEGDAARTYFGVFDHLIVNKDNGFSFNGRNRRPPRDPVNCLLSFVYTLLLHDVRSALESVGLDSAVGYLHRDRPGRPGLALDMMEEFRPVIADRMVLSLINRGQATKKAFVVQETGAVIMNDDLRKTVLVAYQKRKQDEIFHPFLEEKVGIGLLFTTQALLLARYLRGDLDGYPPFVWR; encoded by the coding sequence ATGAAAAAACACCTCAACACCCTTTTTGTGACCACCCAGGGGGCCTACCTGAACAAAGAGGGCGAAACCGTTGTCGTTTCCGTGAACCGCGAGAAGAAACTTCAGCTTCCCGTTCACACGCTGGACGGCATCGTCTGTTTCGGACGGGTCATGTGCAGTCCTTACCTGATGGGGTTTTGCGCCGAGCGGGATGTGGCCGTGAGTTTTCTGAGCAAGAATGGCCGCTTTCTGGCGAGGGTTCAGGGACCGGTGTCCGGCAACGTGCTGTTGCGCCGGGAGCAGTACCGGCGGGCGGATGACAATCGCGCTTCGGCTGAAATTGCTTATGCCGTTTTGGCCGGTAAGCTGGCCAATTCCCGCACGGTGCTCCAGCGGGCGATAAGGGATCACGGCGAAAAGTTGGACGGGAGCCGTCTGGGAGAGGCCTCGCGGCATATTGCCGCGCTGCTGAAAAGCCTGAAAGCGGATATGCCGCTGGACACACTGAGGGGCATGGAAGGGGACGCGGCCCGCACTTATTTCGGCGTTTTCGATCATCTCATCGTCAACAAGGACAACGGTTTTTCATTCAACGGGCGTAACCGCCGGCCGCCGCGGGACCCGGTGAACTGCTTGTTGTCGTTTGTTTACACGCTGCTATTGCATGATGTGCGCTCGGCCCTGGAATCCGTGGGTCTGGACTCGGCGGTGGGTTATCTCCATCGGGATCGGCCGGGACGGCCCGGATTGGCCCTGGATATGATGGAGGAATTCAGACCGGTAATCGCCGACCGCATGGTGCTTTCGCTGATCAACAGGGGCCAGGCGACCAAAAAGGCGTTTGTCGTTCAGGAAACCGGTGCCGTAATCATGAATGACGACCTGCGCAAAACCGTTCTGGTTGCCTATCAGAAGCGCAAGCAGGATGAGATCTTTCATCCATTTTTAGAGGAGAAGGTTGGCATCGGGCTGCTGTTTACAACCCAGGCATTGCTGCTGGCCAGGTATCTTCGCGGGGATCTGGATGGGTATCCGCCTTTTGTTTGGAGGTAA
- the cas4 gene encoding CRISPR-associated protein Cas4: MFAESDLLPLSALQHICFCERQCALIHVEQVWLENRFTAEGRIMHERVDSGKRESRKEVRIAYSLSLQSLRLGLVGKADVVEFHKEKNAVGKVIWRPFPVEYKRGRPKKDNCDKIQLCAQALCLEEMLGHDIEQGALFYGKTRRRQDVAFDQDLRAETEAMAARLHALFDAGKTPKPIFDKRCPHCSFISFCLPEKLNGKKSARHYLDAICGEK; the protein is encoded by the coding sequence TTGTTCGCCGAATCGGATCTCTTACCCCTTTCCGCCCTCCAGCATATCTGCTTTTGTGAGCGGCAATGTGCTCTGATTCATGTGGAGCAGGTGTGGCTGGAAAACCGCTTCACCGCCGAAGGACGCATCATGCATGAACGGGTGGACTCGGGAAAGCGCGAATCCCGTAAGGAAGTGCGAATCGCCTATTCGCTGTCTCTGCAGTCGCTGCGGCTGGGATTGGTGGGCAAGGCCGACGTGGTGGAGTTCCACAAGGAGAAAAATGCGGTCGGGAAAGTCATTTGGCGGCCCTTTCCGGTGGAATACAAGCGCGGCCGTCCAAAAAAAGATAACTGCGACAAGATCCAGCTTTGCGCCCAGGCTCTTTGCCTGGAGGAGATGCTGGGCCATGACATCGAACAAGGGGCGCTGTTTTACGGAAAGACCCGGCGGCGGCAGGATGTGGCTTTCGATCAAGATCTGCGTGCGGAAACGGAAGCCATGGCTGCAAGGCTGCATGCCCTGTTCGACGCAGGCAAGACGCCCAAGCCGATATTCGACAAACGCTGTCCGCATTGCTCTTTCATTTCTTTCTGTCTTCCGGAGAAGTTGAACGGCAAAAAATCCGCCAGACACTACCTTGATGCCATCTGTGGGGAAAAATGA
- a CDS encoding helix-turn-helix domain-containing protein, producing the protein MNAPTLHNVQVISRDGKPEYAVVPYVDYLRLIEKIEGSDALIPHEVVELVIEKEFNLLKAWRKHLGLTQKEVARRAGITQSALSQMERTADNNRTATLEKLAKALGIETGQLVD; encoded by the coding sequence ATGAACGCACCTACTCTTCATAATGTTCAAGTCATCAGTCGAGATGGAAAACCCGAATACGCCGTCGTACCCTATGTGGATTACCTGCGGCTTATTGAAAAGATCGAAGGCAGCGATGCCCTCATTCCCCATGAAGTCGTCGAACTGGTCATCGAAAAAGAGTTCAACCTGCTAAAAGCTTGGCGCAAACATCTCGGCCTGACACAAAAAGAGGTTGCCCGGCGTGCCGGTATCACCCAGTCGGCCTTGTCCCAAATGGAGCGCACTGCAGATAACAATCGCACGGCCACGCTGGAAAAGCTGGCCAAGGCCTTGGGGATCGAAACCGGCCAGTTGGTAGACTGA
- a CDS encoding Fic family protein, producing the protein MLNFLTNLDPDLQKALIIQIRNLWTHTSTAIEGNTLTLGETAFVLEEGLTISGKPLKDHLEVVGHARAIDLIYDLAQSELEFCETDLFALHKAVQTEVIVDVYKLVGGWKKEPNSTVGVVDEKQVIFEYASPADVPGLMANWFKLYRTLNDSIKSDDEDGALDAYVKLHMAFVRIHPFFDGNGRLARLVANIPVLRAGLPPIIIPREQRRAYIDALSAYHFAVGQINAGDELLPQPEKLKPFTEFCRQAWRASLDLVEEVREKQMGRSHKLLSDPD; encoded by the coding sequence ATGCTCAACTTCCTAACCAACCTCGACCCCGACCTCCAAAAAGCCCTGATAATCCAAATAAGGAATCTGTGGACCCACACCTCCACGGCCATTGAGGGAAATACCCTGACCCTCGGGGAAACAGCCTTTGTCTTGGAAGAGGGGTTGACCATTTCCGGCAAGCCTCTCAAGGACCATCTGGAAGTGGTGGGCCATGCCAGGGCCATCGACCTGATCTATGATTTGGCTCAGTCAGAACTGGAGTTCTGCGAGACGGATTTGTTCGCTTTGCACAAAGCGGTTCAAACCGAGGTGATCGTTGACGTTTACAAGCTGGTTGGCGGTTGGAAGAAGGAACCCAACTCCACGGTCGGTGTTGTCGATGAAAAACAGGTGATTTTCGAATATGCGTCACCTGCCGATGTGCCGGGATTGATGGCGAATTGGTTCAAGTTGTACCGGACACTCAACGATTCCATCAAATCGGACGACGAGGACGGCGCCCTGGATGCCTATGTAAAACTACACATGGCCTTTGTTCGCATTCATCCATTTTTCGACGGCAACGGTCGCCTGGCTCGATTGGTGGCAAATATCCCGGTTCTCAGGGCCGGTTTGCCGCCGATCATTATTCCCAGGGAGCAACGCAGGGCCTATATCGATGCGCTTTCGGCCTACCATTTTGCCGTGGGACAGATTAATGCCGGCGATGAATTGCTGCCGCAACCGGAAAAACTGAAGCCTTTTACCGAGTTTTGCCGTCAGGCGTGGCGGGCATCGCTGGATTTGGTCGAGGAGGTTCGGGAAAAGCAGATGGGCAGATCCCATAAATTGCTTTCCGACCCTGATTAA